DNA from Elaeis guineensis isolate ETL-2024a chromosome 2, EG11, whole genome shotgun sequence:
ATCTACACCCCCACCTTGCTTCCTCCATCGTTGCTCAAAGTTGCACAACACATCCCATGTGATAGGCCCCTCCAATCGACAGTGGATATCATGCCAGGGCTCCCTGGGCCCACCCTTCTGGATGGATGCCTCGGGAAAGTTGGGCTGATGGAAGTCATTGTAGTGTGCTGTGCCCAATGTTCGGAACAAAGAATGGTACTGTGTGTCATATCTCCCATCACAGAGGTCAATGCCCCCGATAAAGCTAAtgatcctcctcttcttccttcttccatcGTCATTCCTCCTACCGTCCATCATCTTGCTAGGCACCTCAACATCCACGATCAGAGTCTTTTGGTGGTGTGTGAACATTGTGGCTGTCTCGAGGTCCTGCACGTAGCTCCCTCCCTCGTCTGGATTCCGAGGGCAGAGGATGCAGTGCACGCCCGTGCCACGAAAGTAGCTGGATGTATCCTGGTCGTGGGTGGCCATCACTCCATCCTTCCTTAGCGGGCCCAAGCCTAGTGAGGTCCTATCATCCCACACAAGCATCAGCACCCGGACACCCTCACGGGACTTTTGCTTGAGTAGCTCCCCGAGGGTGGCATCCCCTCCAAGCCTAGGCCTCCTTGGATCTCTTATCAGTGTGATATCCGTGTATACTGACCAACCTGTGATATAAATGAGGTGCTGGGCATTGGTTATGGTGTCGAAGATGTCCTCCCAGCAACGGTGGGGCTCATAGTAGCGATTATCGACTAAAGGGATTCGAGTAGGAACAAGGCCATTGTCAGGGACATGGGCGTCTTGGTAGAGCGTCAACTTACAATCCTGCCGCTGTGGGAAGAAGGTGTGAGGGACACCCAGGTACTGCAGGCTGGCGATCCCCTGGCCCCAACCCAAGTAAGGGTCTTTAGAAACGTCCAAATACCAGAGGCGGACATGGATCTGGGCACCTCCACCCACTTGGCTACAGTCCTCCCGATAGATGTTGAGCCACCTATCCACTGCCCCACTGTTGTTGTTGTTGAGGATATCCTTGACGGGAAGGTAGGCCCTTCCGATGAGTGATGCCCCGACTGGATTGTCGGCCTTGATGGTGAAGATGATATTAGCAGTCCAGTGCGCACAATAGATGTGGAAGGACTCATACCAGCGGGGATTGTTAGGCTCGTTCATTATCACTCGGGTCCGACCCACTCTAGCCCTCTCCAAGTCGATGGTCGCATAGAGCTTCGCAGATCCTTTTCCGAAACCCACCGTATCCTCGATCTCCTCCACAAGCTGCCATTTACACAACATCCAAAAAATGATCAGATGCAGAAAAAACAGTAATTTTAATATGTTTGGTTATCTAATGAATAAATTAGAATAagtgataaaatatattttttttattttctattccatccaaatacattatttctttctagGGTGAAAATAATACAAAtgcaatctcaattttttttaaaaaaatactttataCCTATTTATTCCAccaagaaataataaaaaaattccaacaaaatgataaaaaaatttatgcttcaaTGTTCTTCTATTTTATACTGTATTTTGCTTCTCACTTTGGtgaaatatacatacatattttgTAACCAAACTTTGTTTGTTTTTTCCTTGGGCAGTGGAACGGAAATAACACAACAATTATGATCTAACCTTTGGGCGGCAAAATGACACTCTCTTGATCCATGATAATCTTCTCATAAGCCTTCTCTTTGACGTGGTTGGTGCCTCCAAAATTGGATAAGTTGAAAATGATAAATAAGTAGTCCATATTAAGAAAGCTaactaaataaaatttatatacgaAATAGTAAGCAGCAATATAGATGTTGAATAGATGATTTCTCATAATCATGTTAGCTTAATAAACTCTTTTTTATCAATGGATGcccatataaaattttttaaaaaagaaaatactTTGAAGACCAAGCACATGAGCAATGTAAATTTATATTGAAACCAAAAAGCTTTGATGAAAAACTGACGAGGTTTGTTACTAACGAATTgcttaatttgaaaataaaatagattaaagaATGTGAAAAGTTGAAGGAATTTAGGGAGAGAGGAACTAAAAATCTAAAGAAATGCCTTCATTATCAGTCCATGGAATCAAAGGTgtcttataaataaatataatataaaaataacggCAAACATAAATTTTTGACACACTTCTattattatcaatattttttacattttAAAATATGCATACCTTTTGGATGGGTTTTGGAGCACTCACGGATATTGCATTGGAATTGGACAAAGATGTTGCTTCAAATATTGTAACTTGAAGAGTTCCATGCAACAAATATTGCGCCATTACTTGTATATTC
Protein-coding regions in this window:
- the LOC105046310 gene encoding phospholipase D alpha 1; translated protein: MAQYLLHGTLQVTIFEATSLSNSNAISVSAPKPIQKAPTTSKRRLMRRLSWIKRVSFCRPKLVEEIEDTVGFGKGSAKLYATIDLERARVGRTRVIMNEPNNPRWYESFHIYCAHWTANIIFTIKADNPVGASLIGRAYLPVKDILNNNNSGAVDRWLNIYREDCSQVGGGAQIHVRLWYLDVSKDPYLGWGQGIASLQYLGVPHTFFPQRQDCKLTLYQDAHVPDNGLVPTRIPLVDNRYYEPHRCWEDIFDTITNAQHLIYITGWSVYTDITLIRDPRRPRLGGDATLGELLKQKSREGVRVLMLVWDDRTSLGLGPLRKDGVMATHDQDTSSYFRGTGVHCILCPRNPDEGGSYVQDLETATMFTHHQKTLIVDVEVPSKMMDGRRNDDGRRKKRRIISFIGGIDLCDGRYDTQYHSLFRTLGTAHYNDFHQPNFPEASIQKGGPREPWHDIHCRLEGPITWDVLCNFEQRWRKQGGGVDLLLQSGHDLTFDKEPPPMEDDREAWSVQLFRSIDGGAVAGFPDAPEDAAMAGLITGKDHVIDRSIQDAYIHAIRRAKDFIYIENQYFLGSSYGWKGKAANDITVEDIGALHLIPKELSLKIVSKIEVGEQFSVYVIIPMWPEGVPESGSVQAILDWQRRTMEMMYTDIAEALHAKGLQANPKDYLSFFCLGNREVNKGDEYQAEEHPEPNTDYNRAQQARRFMIYVHAKMMIVDDEYIIIGSANINQRSMDGGRDSEIAMGAYQPYYLASRQLAKGQIHGFRLALWHEHLGVFDDTFLQPQNVGCMQKVNKIAERNWRLYTSDMLVSDLPSHLLSYPLEVTEDGEIMELDGMEFFPDTKARVLGTKSDYLPPILTT